One Triticum dicoccoides isolate Atlit2015 ecotype Zavitan chromosome 5B, WEW_v2.0, whole genome shotgun sequence genomic window carries:
- the LOC119312525 gene encoding pollen allergen KBG 41-like, whose amino-acid sequence MAVQQCTVALFVAVAIVAGSAISYAAEAGHAPAGAQPKATTEEQKLIEKANNAFKAAVAAAAVVPPTDKDKCFHTTFIQNFGDWSLDGFTNASSTNASFSTRVSFAQVAASKIAQGATPEAKYDSFVAIFGESLRIIAGILEVHAVKPAREEVKGPIPAGELKAIDQIDTAFRTAATAADAAPAKDKSTVFDSAFSKAIKETMGCAYEAYKFVPALESAIKKTYAFFVPDRPQDKNMVFENALTDTIIALASAAAAPAPTPAAAAGGDKV is encoded by the coding sequence ATGGCAGTGCAGCAGTGCACGGTGGCGCTCTTCGTGGCCGTCGCCATCGTGGCCGGGTCAGCCATCTCGTACGCTGCCGAAGCCGGCCACGCCCCGGCCGGGGCACAACCCAAGGCCACAACCGAGGAGCAGAAGCTAATTGAGAAGGCCAACAATGCCTTCAAGGCGGCCGTGGCGGCCGCAGCCGTGGTCCCTCCAACAGACAAGGACAAGTGTTTCCATACCACCTTCATCCAGAACTTTGGCGACTGGTCACTCGACGGGTTCACCAACGCGTCCAGCACCAACGCCAGTTTCAGCACCAGGGTCTCCTTCGCTCAGGTGGCGGCCTCCAAGATCGCCCAGGGCGCTACCCCGGAGGCCAAGTACGACTCCTTCGTGGCCATTTTCGGCGAGTCGCTCCGCATCATCGCCGGCATCCTTGAGGTCCACGCCGTCAAGCCCGCCCGCGAGGAAGTCAAGGGGCCGATCCCTGCCGGGGAGCTCAAGGCCATTGACCAGATCGACACCGCCTTCAGGACTGCAGCCACCGCCGCCGATGCTGCCCCAGCCAAGGATAAGTCCACTGTCTTTGACTCCGCCTTCAGCAAGGCCATCAAGGAGACGATGGGCTGTGCATACGAGGCCTACAAGTTCGTCCCCGCCCTCGAGTCCGCCATCAAGAAGACCTACGCCTTTTTTGTTCCTGATAGGCCCCAGGACAAGAACATGGTCTTTGAGAACGCCCTGACCGACACCATCATCGCCCTGGCCTCCgcagccgccgcccccgcccccactcccgccgccgccgccggtggcgACAAAGTCTGA